Below is a genomic region from Geoglobus acetivorans.
ACTGGGGATGTGATTGTAACCTACTCAATGAATGTTTTCATCCCTCTCACAAGGACATGCCGGAATAACTGCCATTACTGCGGTTTCAGGACCAACGATGGAAAGGTAATGGGTGAGGTTGAGGTAGAGAATTTGCTGAAAAGGACAAGTTCTGCTACTGAAGCTCTTTTCACCTTTGGCGAGAAGGCGGATGAATTCGAAAATGTGAGGGGCTGGCTACGGGAGAGGGGCTTTGCGGGCATGGTAGAGTATGTGACACATCTGAACAAACTTGCCGTCGAGCATGGACTCCTTCCACACACAAATGCTGGCGTTCTGAACAGAGAGGAGCTGAAAAAGCTGAAGGAATGGAATGCGAGCATGGGACTGATGCTTGAGCAGGCGGTCGAGCTTGAATGTCATGAGAAAAGTCCGGGAAAAAAGCCAGAAGTGCGGATTAAAACCATAAAGGAGGCAGGAAAGCTTGAAATTCCTTTTACCACCGGGATACTCATAGGAATTGGAGAGAGCAGAGAGGACAGGTACTACTCTCTCGAGGTTATAGCTGATCTGGCTGAGAACTACGATCACATTCAGGAGGTGATAATTCAGAACTTTTCACCCAAAAAAGGAACTCCCATGGAAGACTGGAAAACTCCGGACATTGCTGAGCTGCTGGATGCAATAGAATATGCGAAAAAAGTACTTCCAGATGATGTGGTTATTCAGGTTCCCCCCAATCTTGTTGAAAATCTGAAAGCCTGTCTTGATGCAGGTGCAAGGGACATAGGCGGAATATCTGAGGTTACTCCCGATTATATCAACCCCGAGCATCCATGGCCCAGTCTGAAAAAAATCGAAAAAAGCTTAAATGGTGAATACACCTTCAGAGAAAGATTGCCCATACATCCGAAGTACGTCAGGATGGGGTGGTTTAGTGAGAGAATTGCACATCTGATAAAGCATTATGCGGATAAAGAGGGATACAGATGCTCGAAATGAACGTAAAAGAGCTGATAAAAAACCCGTATCGCTCATTTGAGCTGGCCGACAGGCTTAGAGATGAACTTAAAGGAGATGTAGTCACCTTTGTGATAAACCGGAATATAAATTTTACAGACATCTGTGTCAACCGCTGTCTCTTCTGCTCATACAGGAATAGAAAAAAGTTCGTGCTGAGTGAGGAAGAGA
It encodes:
- the cofG gene encoding 7,8-didemethyl-8-hydroxy-5-deazariboflavin synthase subunit CofG, which encodes MTGDVIVTYSMNVFIPLTRTCRNNCHYCGFRTNDGKVMGEVEVENLLKRTSSATEALFTFGEKADEFENVRGWLRERGFAGMVEYVTHLNKLAVEHGLLPHTNAGVLNREELKKLKEWNASMGLMLEQAVELECHEKSPGKKPEVRIKTIKEAGKLEIPFTTGILIGIGESREDRYYSLEVIADLAENYDHIQEVIIQNFSPKKGTPMEDWKTPDIAELLDAIEYAKKVLPDDVVIQVPPNLVENLKACLDAGARDIGGISEVTPDYINPEHPWPSLKKIEKSLNGEYTFRERLPIHPKYVRMGWFSERIAHLIKHYADKEGYRCSK